The genome window TTTAGCTTCCGGTTTAATGATTCAGGATATGTAAATGAGATTGAAATGGGGAATATTGTTACCGAAAAGTAATTATACATCCATAAGAACCTGTTAACCTGCGCCCGAGACAACCTGCTTCACAATCTGAGTGGGCGTCAGGTTCAACATACTTCTTATGGTTCTCCATTTCATTTCTGCCGGAATGAAGTTAATGGATGATCGTAGTAAGATGTCTGCAGCGGTCAGTCCTTCGGCATGCAAATGAGACCGGTATTATATTGATATCATAGCGAAGGACATAAAAAGGGCAATTGTAACGGGAGAGTCCACCCCCATTAACGAACACCCAGCCCTCACAGGACAAAAAGGAACAGTAGGGGAGCCGAAGGCTGACCCCGCAGGAGCGAAGCTCCGAGGAGTCCTGGCCCCGAATGGTCCGACCCCACACCACGAGGTCTGGCATTTCCCGACCCGCGGACAAAGCCGAACAGGATGGAGGGGGACGGCGCCGGCGAGTTTCGCAGCACCGCAGGTGCGAGGACCTGTTTGAGCAAGGTGCTGTTCCCGTCCGATCCTGCTCATGATAAACTGTGTGGGGATTTTGCCAGAAGGAGAAACATGTTGACCAAGCTAAGCAGCGAAGACACCAGCAGCTCCGGCCTGAGCAGCCTCGACTACGACAACTTCTACTCCTACTACGCCGACGCTCCTCACAGGGTAGAAGTCATAGGCAACAAGTACTACCGCTACGACCTTAACGGCAACCTGGAAGAAGAAAGGGTAGGAGGCCACAGAAGCCTCCAGGACTACGACCAGGCCGAATACAACTTCAGAGACAACGTCACGGTAGCCAACCAGGCCTTCGCCTGGGACATAGACGGCGGAGATGACGATGACGTCTACAGCCGCCAGTTCGAATGGGATGAAGAGAACCGCCTGAAAGCGACGGTAGACCCCAACCACTGGACCGTCTACCGCTACGACCAGGACGGAGAAAGAACCCTCAAGTACTCAGACCTGGGAGAAACCCTCTACTTCGACAGCATGTGGAGCGTCTGTGACACCGAATCAACGGACGGCCTGAGGCAAAGCAAAAACATCTACGTGGGAGAAACCAGGATAGCCACCAAGCTGAACTTCCCGGACAGCGACCTGGGCTACGAGAAACTGAATACCTACTACTACCACACGGACCACTTATCGTCATCGAATGTGGTAACCGACCCGGACGGAGAGGTCTACGAACACCTGGAATACACCCCATACGGTGAGATGTGGATTGAGGATCAGAAGGCTGAAAACCTGGACAAGATCCCCTTCCGTTTTACCTCCAAAGAGTGGGATGAAGAGACTGGGCTTTATTACATGAGTGCCAGGTATCAGAATCCGATGACAAGCCGGTGGATTAGTGCTGACCCGGCGGGGTTCGGGTTGGTTAATCCTATGGGGGATAAGGGGAATCTGAAGAGTGGGTTCTCTGTGATAGAGAATGTAAATTGGTATAGTTACTCATCAAATAATCCTTTAAGATATGTAGATCCAAGTGGCCTTGATGATGTTGATGCAATTACTGGTGCACAACCTTCTTCCTCTTCGAAACCTGAATGGTTGGATAATAAGGCTATCAATCAACAACTTTATCAAACTAATATGGAGAATGATTTTTCTGATAAAATGAAGGATTTAAGAGGTACGCCTTATGACTTAG of Oceanispirochaeta crateris contains these proteins:
- a CDS encoding RHS repeat-associated core domain-containing protein, whose product is MLTKLSSEDTSSSGLSSLDYDNFYSYYADAPHRVEVIGNKYYRYDLNGNLEEERVGGHRSLQDYDQAEYNFRDNVTVANQAFAWDIDGGDDDDVYSRQFEWDEENRLKATVDPNHWTVYRYDQDGERTLKYSDLGETLYFDSMWSVCDTESTDGLRQSKNIYVGETRIATKLNFPDSDLGYEKLNTYYYHTDHLSSSNVVTDPDGEVYEHLEYTPYGEMWIEDQKAENLDKIPFRFTSKEWDEETGLYYMSARYQNPMTSRWISADPAGFGLVNPMGDKGNLKSGFSVIENVNWYSYSSNNPLRYVDPSGLDDVDAITGAQPSSSSKPEWLDNKAINQQLYQTNMENDFSDKMKDLRGTPYDLGGNSTDGTDCSGSVLLALEQMGFDTGDMTANTMASGDVPWIEILDPKSSVDQGTPGILNFYSWGKKKIQHVNAGVGSTVNETNTQVIDATEGDWMTARNGNTNQIYPAQAGSINQTYVPYSTRTKPDIQGRINFNAIPRK